Within Nitrospirota bacterium, the genomic segment ATCTTTAAACTTACATTACCCGATAAACGCTGACTCTTTTCTTATCCCTGCCTACACGTTCAAATGTAACGACCCCGGAAATCTTTGCAAAGAGGCTGTCATCACAACCCTTCCCCACGTTAAAACCCGGATGAAACTTAGTGCCGCGCTGCCTTACTATTATTGAACCTGCAGACACT encodes:
- the rpmA gene encoding 50S ribosomal protein L27, with the protein product MAHKKGQGASRNGRDSNAQRLGVKCFGGQSVSAGSIIVRQRGTKFHPGFNVGKGCDDSLFAKISGVVTFERVGRDKKRVSVYRVM